The sequence CCCTCGGCCACCTCCCCGGAGAGCGCGATGCCGACGAGGAACGCCCCGACGGCGGCGGACACCTGGAGCTGCTGGGCGACACCTGCGACCAGGACGGTGAGGCCGAGGACGACCAGGAGCAGCATCTCCGGGTTGTCGGAGGAGACCGCGCGGCTGATCAGGCGGCCGTGGCGGATCGCCAGGTAGAGCACGAGCCCGACCGCCCCGAGGGCGATGACGAGCGCGAGGCTGCCCCCGGCCAGGCCGACCCCGGCGAGCATGGCGGTGAGCAGCGGCAGGTACACCGCCATCGCCAGGTCCTCCATGACCAGGACGCCGAGGACGACGGGGGTCTCGCGGTTGCCGAGCCGGCCGAGGTCGGTCATGACCTTGGCGATCACCCCGGACGAGGAGATCCAGGTGACACCGGCGAGCGCGACGGCGCCCACGGGTCCCCAGCCGAGGACCAGGGCGGCGACGGCCCCGGGCGTCGCGTTGAGGACGAAGTCCACGGCGCCGGACGGGTACTGCGTCTTGAGGCTGGTGACCAGCTCCGATGCGCTGTATTCGAGCCCCAGCAGCAACAGCAGCAGGATGACGCCGATCTCGGCGCCCACCATGGTGAACTCCTCGCTGGCCTTGAGCGGGATCAGCCCACCGTGTCCGAAGGCCAGCCCGGCGAGCAGGTACAGGGGGATGGGGGAGAGACCTATCCGCCCGGCGAGCCGCCCCACGAGACCGAGCCCGAGGATGACGGCCCCCAGCTCCACCAGCAACGCGGTCGTGTCGTGCACGGTCAGCCCTCCGCAATGATCTCGGAGAGCGCGTCGACGCCCTCACGCGTACCGACGGCGACGAGTGTGTCCCCGATGGCCAGGCGAAAATCCGGGTCCGGCGACGGGTGCGCGCTGTGGGTGCGCAGCACCGCCACGATGGACGCCCCGGTCCGGGTCCGCGCCCGGGTCTCCCCCAGCAGCCGCCCGCCGTACGGGGAGCGGGCCCCGAGCGGGATGTGCTCGGTGACGAGATCGATGCCCTCGGTCCGTACGGCGTCGATGGGCGCCGGATCGATGAGGTGCGCCAGGGCGGTGGCCTCGGTCGTCGTCAGGGGGACGGAGAGCCGGCACGCATCAGGGTCGTCCTGTTCGTAGAACCCGATGAACCGGCGTCCGTCGTGGTGGATCACGACCGAGATGTGCTGACCCGTCTCGGTCGTGAAGTCGTACTGAGCACCCACTCCGGGCAACGACGTACGGCGGGTTCCCATGGCTTCCTCCCGGGACGTGCGGCGGTGGCCGCGTACTGGGTGATCTCTTTATCCGGTCATGACCTTATCGAGGGGCCGAATCCGGTTGCCGGGCCAGCAGTTCCAGGGCCTCTTCCCAGGGGAACGCCGCGGTCTCACCCGACGGCGGGGTGTGCGGTACGCGGGTGCCGACCCGGACCCCCATGTCCCGCAGCCTGGCGAGGCTCTCGGCGTACGCGGGGTGCTGGGCGAGGAGCGCGTTCACGGCCGGGAGCACGGCGATGGGCACGCCGAGCCCGTACGCCTCGCAGAGGATGCCGAGGGCCAGGGTGTCCGCGATGCCGGCCGCCCACTTGTTGACGGTGTTGAACGTGGCGGGCGCGACAGCGATGGCGTCCGGGTCCGGGAACGGCCGGGAGTCGCCCGGGGCGCGCCAGCCGGAGCGGATCGGATGGCCGGTCCGCGCCTCGACGGCCGCCGCGTCGAGGAAACCGAGCCCCTGCGGGGTGGCGACGACGCCGACGTCCCAGCCGGCGTCCTGCGCCGCGGCGAGGAGCCGGTCCACGTCACGGGCGACGCCGGCCGCGCAGACGACGACGTACAGGAACGGCTGGTGGTCCGGTCGGTCCGGCTGATCACTCATGGGCTCCCCTGTTGATCGCTGAGGCGGTGCGGCTCAGCAGCGTACGGGGGGCGGGCGGTGATAGTGGAGGAGAGCACGATGGGCACGGCCGGGACCGATGAATCGGGGCGGCGATCCCGGTCCACCCACGGAGAACGTCGCGAACTCAGGAGGACGACATGGCTCAACTGCTGCGCGTGCAGAACTTCACGGTGTCGAGTGACGGCATCGCGGCCGGTGAGGACCAGACGCTGGAGCGGCCGTTCGGTCACGTCGACCCGGGCCGGCTCTTCTCCTGGGCGGGCGCCACGGCGAGCTGGCCGAACCGCACGGAACCAGGGGGAAGCCGGGGCCTGGACGACTACTTCACCCGGGACTTCGCGCACGGCATCGGGGCGGAGATCATGGGCCGCAACAAGTTCGGTCCGCAGCGGGGTCCGTGGGAGAACCACGAGTGGCAGGGCTGGTGGGGCGACGAACCCCCCTTCCACACACCGGTGTTCGTGATGACCCACCACACACGCCCCTCCTTCACGCTCTCCGACACCACGTTCCACTTCGTCGACGCCGACCCGGCGACGGTGCTGGAGCGGGCGCGGGAGGCGGCGGACGGCAAGGACGTCCGGCTCGGCGGCGGCGTCACCACGCTCCGCGCGTTCCTCGACGCCGGCCTGATCGACACCCTGCACGTGGCGGTCGCCCCGGTGACGCTGGGCACGGGCCTGAGCCTGTGGGACTCGCCGGACGACCTGCGCGACCGGTACCACCTGGACGTCGTCCCGAGCCCGAGCGGCATGACACACCACCTGTTCTGGCGAAAGTGATGCGGGCGGGCGGCCGGATCCGTGAAACGCCGGGCGTCGCCGCCGGGGATCGTGGAGAGTCGGTTGCGTAGTCGTCCGCGTGCGCAGAGGTACGGCGCGCACGCGGACACCGCGCGCTGCTCACCCGCAGCCACCCCGAAAAGGACCTCCGCCTTGTCGCCCTTCGAACCTCGATACGCTCCCGCCGGCGATGTGGGCGCGGCGATCATGCTGATCGACTCCCGGCTGAAGGCCGTCCACGCGGACAGCAGCGGGACCGACCCCGAACAGGAACAGCTGGTCCAGCAACTCCTCACGTCGCTCGGCCCGGAGGGCGTCGACGACGTGCTGGACGGAACCTGCACGCTCATCTACCTGTTCATGAAGTGGCTCCGGGAGGCCCACGAGGCGCACGAGAAGGACGTCGTCGAATACGTGGTGCCGACCCTCGTCACCTCCCTGAAGATGCTGCCGAGGAGCGTCCCGCCCGAGGCCGTCCCCATGATGGCCGGCCTGGCCATCGCGGCGG is a genomic window of Streptomyces sp. YPW6 containing:
- a CDS encoding dihydrofolate reductase family protein, translated to MAQLLRVQNFTVSSDGIAAGEDQTLERPFGHVDPGRLFSWAGATASWPNRTEPGGSRGLDDYFTRDFAHGIGAEIMGRNKFGPQRGPWENHEWQGWWGDEPPFHTPVFVMTHHTRPSFTLSDTTFHFVDADPATVLERAREAADGKDVRLGGGVTTLRAFLDAGLIDTLHVAVAPVTLGTGLSLWDSPDDLRDRYHLDVVPSPSGMTHHLFWRK
- a CDS encoding cation:proton antiporter regulatory subunit, with the protein product MGTRRTSLPGVGAQYDFTTETGQHISVVIHHDGRRFIGFYEQDDPDACRLSVPLTTTEATALAHLIDPAPIDAVRTEGIDLVTEHIPLGARSPYGGRLLGETRARTRTGASIVAVLRTHSAHPSPDPDFRLAIGDTLVAVGTREGVDALSEIIAEG
- a CDS encoding cation:proton antiporter, coding for MHDTTALLVELGAVILGLGLVGRLAGRIGLSPIPLYLLAGLAFGHGGLIPLKASEEFTMVGAEIGVILLLLLLGLEYSASELVTSLKTQYPSGAVDFVLNATPGAVAALVLGWGPVGAVALAGVTWISSSGVIAKVMTDLGRLGNRETPVVLGVLVMEDLAMAVYLPLLTAMLAGVGLAGGSLALVIALGAVGLVLYLAIRHGRLISRAVSSDNPEMLLLVVLGLTVLVAGVAQQLQVSAAVGAFLVGIALSGEVAEGARKLLTPLRDLFAAVFFVFFGLSTNPADIPPVLLPAALLALITTFTKIGTGYYAARRAGIGSRGRWRAGGTLVARGEFSIVIAGLAVATEPRIGPVATAYVLILVIIGPLTARWTQPVAARIEARRGAGGGGTAAGVDVGVVGTEAEPVAKSAPERRLGSHDDLTPEPAGEKHE
- a CDS encoding flavoprotein produces the protein MSDQPDRPDHQPFLYVVVCAAGVARDVDRLLAAAQDAGWDVGVVATPQGLGFLDAAAVEARTGHPIRSGWRAPGDSRPFPDPDAIAVAPATFNTVNKWAAGIADTLALGILCEAYGLGVPIAVLPAVNALLAQHPAYAESLARLRDMGVRVGTRVPHTPPSGETAAFPWEEALELLARQPDSAPR